One segment of Synechococcus sp. MU1617 DNA contains the following:
- the ureG gene encoding urease accessory protein UreG, translated as MSSKLRLGVAGPVGSGKTALVEALCRRLRDDLQLAVVTNDIYTQEDAQFLTRAGALDPERIRGVETGGCPHTAIREDCSINRAAVAELEAQFPDLDLVLVESGGDNLAASFSPELVDLCIYVIDVAAGDKIPRKGGPGITRSDLLVINKIDLAPQVGADLSVMEQDTLRMRGDRPWCFTNLHSGEGLEQVVGFLLQQLPNR; from the coding sequence ATGAGCAGCAAACTGCGCCTGGGGGTGGCGGGTCCTGTGGGATCCGGCAAGACCGCACTGGTGGAGGCGCTCTGTCGCCGCTTGCGCGACGACCTGCAGCTCGCGGTGGTCACCAATGACATCTATACCCAGGAGGATGCCCAGTTCCTCACCCGTGCCGGTGCCCTGGATCCAGAGCGGATCCGTGGAGTGGAGACGGGTGGTTGCCCCCACACGGCGATCCGCGAAGACTGCTCGATCAATAGAGCCGCTGTGGCAGAGCTGGAGGCGCAATTCCCTGACCTGGATCTTGTTCTGGTTGAAAGCGGTGGCGACAACCTGGCGGCGAGCTTCAGTCCTGAACTGGTGGATCTCTGCATCTATGTGATCGACGTGGCAGCTGGCGACAAGATTCCCCGTAAAGGGGGGCCTGGCATCACCCGCTCTGATCTGCTGGTGATCAACAAGATTGATCTGGCTCCCCAGGTTGGTGCCGATCTTTCGGTGATGGAACAGGACACCCTGCGAATGCGTGGAGACCGGCCCTGGTGTTTCACCAATCTCCACAGCGGCGAAGGTTTGGAGCAGGTGGTGGGCTTCTTGTTGCAACAGCTACCGAATCGTTGA
- a CDS encoding urease accessory protein UreF — protein sequence MTSLALLQLVSPALPVGAFSYSEGLEVLIQAGSIADEQAIQAWLEAELQRGAVRLEAAALRPFAEVLVGWSTQADAAAKVRLIDLDGWLLATREAAELRAQQRQMGMSLLQLMSDMGHDLPEPVALSWPAAWAWAAVCLSVSAGDMVEGYLYGWVANQLSASVRLLPLGPSRAQVLQQRLLPLIASQAQLLQAADPQQLWSSGVGAGMAQLAHAELYSRLFRS from the coding sequence ATGACCTCCCTGGCGTTGTTGCAATTGGTCAGCCCGGCCCTGCCCGTGGGTGCCTTCAGCTATTCAGAGGGCCTGGAGGTGTTGATTCAGGCGGGATCCATCGCCGATGAGCAGGCCATTCAGGCTTGGTTGGAGGCTGAACTGCAACGGGGCGCGGTGCGGCTGGAAGCCGCGGCGTTAAGGCCGTTTGCGGAGGTTTTGGTGGGGTGGTCCACTCAGGCCGATGCGGCGGCCAAGGTGCGCCTGATCGATCTGGATGGTTGGCTGTTGGCCACCCGTGAAGCAGCGGAGCTGCGAGCCCAGCAGCGTCAGATGGGGATGTCGCTGCTGCAGTTGATGTCTGACATGGGGCACGACTTGCCTGAACCCGTTGCCCTTAGCTGGCCAGCGGCCTGGGCCTGGGCCGCTGTGTGCTTGTCGGTTTCAGCAGGAGACATGGTTGAGGGATACCTCTACGGCTGGGTTGCCAATCAGCTCAGTGCTTCGGTCCGGCTGCTGCCGTTGGGTCCGTCCCGAGCACAGGTGCTGCAACAACGGCTGTTGCCGCTGATTGCCTCGCAAGCGCAGCTGCTTCAGGCGGCCGATCCGCAGCAGCTCTGGAGCAGCGGTGTGGGTGCGGGCATGGCGCAGCTTGCCCATGCTGAGCTGTATTCACGCCTGTTTCGAAGCTGA
- the ureE gene encoding urease accessory protein UreE, translating into MTDAMVVLEQRLQNSSATATLQLPLTAEERTVLRGRRTTSCGCPVLLQLPRVGSLQPGDLLGDQSGSTVVEVTAAPEALLRVQGSHPLELLQAAYHLGNRHVALELHEQELLLPEDSVLATMLEGRGLTVSRCLQPFAPEGGAYGGHQHG; encoded by the coding sequence GTGACGGATGCGATGGTCGTGCTGGAGCAGCGCCTGCAGAACAGCAGTGCCACGGCAACCCTGCAGTTGCCGTTGACGGCCGAAGAGCGCACGGTGCTGCGTGGTCGTCGCACCACTTCCTGCGGTTGTCCGGTGCTGCTTCAGTTGCCTCGTGTGGGATCGCTGCAGCCGGGTGATCTGCTAGGGGATCAGTCTGGGTCGACCGTTGTGGAGGTGACGGCAGCGCCGGAGGCGTTGCTGCGGGTGCAGGGCTCGCATCCCTTGGAGCTGTTGCAGGCGGCTTATCACCTGGGCAATCGACATGTCGCCCTGGAGCTGCATGAGCAGGAGCTGTTGCTGCCTGAGGATTCCGTGCTCGCCACGATGCTGGAAGGGCGTGGATTGACGGTCAGCCGCTGTCTGCAGCCGTTTGCCCCTGAGGGCGGCGCCTACGGAGGCCATCAGCACGGATGA
- a CDS encoding urease accessory protein UreD, with the protein MQRLDPWHGHCNLQFHATNGSTKHQGGCTAPFKLLRSERGDDGRCELPVLHTAGGLVGGDQLSLDIKLEANSRCLITSVAAQKVYGSIGRSRLQPEGCFAHQQVRCSLASGSDLEWLPQELVLYADALFEQQLTVTLPQDASFLSAEIVRLGRTAAAETLQQGRWRSSLTIQRLAASSSTWELADRVELGDASLDSPHGLGGAPVFGTLVWAAPMTMGTETTATLLEGARADREGLTGTMRCGALNQGLIARYSGESSRDARFWFSRIWERTRMLRGLKRPRIPRFWPLQEEPLRRQTSTVNAFRAAAETH; encoded by the coding sequence ATGCAACGTCTTGATCCTTGGCACGGCCACTGCAACCTGCAGTTTCATGCCACCAACGGCAGCACCAAACACCAGGGGGGCTGCACAGCTCCATTCAAGTTGCTCCGCAGTGAACGCGGTGATGACGGACGCTGTGAGCTGCCGGTGCTACACACCGCTGGAGGCCTGGTGGGCGGCGATCAACTCAGCCTGGATATCAAGCTTGAAGCCAACAGCCGCTGCCTAATCACCAGCGTGGCGGCGCAAAAGGTTTATGGATCCATCGGCCGCAGCCGCCTGCAACCCGAGGGTTGCTTTGCCCATCAACAGGTGCGCTGCTCGCTGGCCAGCGGCAGTGATCTCGAATGGCTGCCGCAGGAACTGGTGTTGTACGCCGATGCCTTGTTCGAGCAGCAGCTGACGGTGACCCTGCCCCAAGACGCCTCCTTCCTCAGTGCAGAGATCGTGCGCTTGGGCCGAACCGCCGCTGCTGAAACCCTGCAGCAGGGACGTTGGCGGTCGAGCCTCACCATTCAGCGCCTCGCGGCCAGCAGCTCAACCTGGGAGCTGGCGGATCGTGTGGAACTCGGCGACGCCAGCCTGGACAGCCCGCACGGGTTGGGAGGAGCCCCGGTGTTCGGAACACTGGTTTGGGCGGCGCCGATGACCATGGGCACCGAAACAACAGCAACGCTGCTGGAGGGAGCGCGGGCCGACCGAGAGGGACTGACGGGGACGATGCGCTGCGGTGCCCTCAATCAGGGCCTGATCGCCCGCTATTCCGGCGAATCGAGCCGTGATGCCCGCTTCTGGTTCAGTCGAATCTGGGAGCGAACGCGAATGCTCCGGGGGCTGAAACGGCCTCGCATCCCCAGGTTCTGGCCCCTGCAGGAAGAGCCTCTGCGCCGACAAACGTCCACTGTGAACGCTTTCAGGGCTGCTGCGGAGACACACTGA
- a CDS encoding urease subunit gamma: MHLSPQEKDKLLIVTAALLAERRLNRGLKLNHPEAVAWLSFLVLEGARDGKSVAELMQEGTTWLRQDQVMEGVPELIHEVQIEAVFPDGTKLVTLHDPIR, encoded by the coding sequence ATGCATCTCAGTCCCCAGGAAAAGGACAAGCTCCTGATCGTGACCGCGGCACTGCTTGCCGAGCGGCGCTTGAACCGTGGCCTCAAGCTCAACCATCCCGAAGCAGTGGCCTGGCTCAGTTTTCTGGTGTTGGAAGGCGCCCGTGACGGCAAGAGCGTGGCGGAGCTGATGCAGGAAGGCACCACCTGGCTGCGTCAGGACCAGGTGATGGAAGGCGTGCCTGAGCTCATCCATGAGGTGCAGATCGAAGCCGTCTTCCCCGATGGCACAAAGCTCGTCACCCTGCACGACCCGATTCGCTGA
- a CDS encoding urease subunit beta — MAPLIPGELLPEPGELELNAGRPVTTLSVSNSGDRPVQVGSHFHFAEANAALQFDRAAARGQRLDIPAGTAIRFEPGDSRDVHLIPFAGARRVIGFNGQINGPLDA, encoded by the coding sequence ATGGCACCTCTCATTCCAGGCGAACTGCTTCCCGAACCGGGTGAACTGGAGCTGAATGCAGGCCGACCCGTCACCACGCTGAGCGTCTCCAACAGCGGCGACCGGCCGGTGCAGGTGGGCTCCCATTTCCATTTCGCCGAAGCCAACGCCGCCCTGCAGTTCGACCGGGCCGCAGCCCGCGGTCAACGGCTCGACATCCCCGCCGGCACCGCCATCCGCTTCGAACCCGGCGACAGCCGTGACGTGCACCTGATTCCCTTCGCCGGTGCGAGACGCGTCATCGGCTTCAACGGCCAGATCAACGGACCCCTCGACGCCTGA
- the ureC gene encoding urease subunit alpha, whose amino-acid sequence MPYRISRQAYAETYGPTTGDRVRLADTDLILEVEKDYTVYGDEVKFGGGKVIRDGMGQSQTPRAEGAVDTVITNALILDWWGIVKADVGLKDGRIVGIGKAGNPDTQEGVTIVVGPGTEAIAGEGHILTAGGIDTHIHFICPQQIETALASGVTTLMGGGTGPATGTNATTCTPGAFHIGRMLQAAEGLPVNLGFFGKGNASTPEALEEQVRAGACGLKLHEDWGTTPATIDACLSVADRMDVQVCIHTDTLNEAGFVEDTIAAIKGRTIHTFHTEGAGGGHAPDIIKICGEANVLPSSTNPTRPYTRNTLEEHLDMLMVCHHLDPKIPEDVAFAESRIRRETIAAEDILHDLGAFSIIASDSQAMGRVGEVITRTFQTAHKMKVQRGALPEDSTRNDNHRLKRYIAKVTINPALAHGISTEVGSIETGKLADLVLWKPGFFGIRPELVVKGGSIIWAQMGDANASIPTPGPVHGRPMFGAFGKALAPSCLTFVSEAAMDADIQRQLGLERTCMAVKETRSVGKSALKLNSALPKVSVDPQTYEVFADGELLTCEPAEVLPLAQRYLLL is encoded by the coding sequence ATGCCCTACCGCATCTCCCGCCAGGCCTACGCCGAGACCTACGGACCCACCACAGGCGACCGGGTTCGTCTGGCCGACACCGATCTGATCCTGGAAGTCGAGAAGGACTACACCGTCTACGGCGATGAGGTGAAGTTCGGCGGTGGCAAGGTGATCCGCGACGGCATGGGCCAATCCCAGACCCCTCGAGCCGAGGGCGCCGTCGACACGGTGATCACCAATGCCCTGATCCTCGACTGGTGGGGCATCGTCAAAGCCGATGTCGGCCTCAAGGACGGCCGGATCGTCGGCATCGGCAAAGCCGGTAACCCCGACACCCAAGAAGGGGTGACAATCGTGGTGGGTCCAGGCACCGAAGCCATCGCCGGGGAAGGACACATCCTCACGGCCGGTGGCATCGACACGCATATCCACTTCATCTGCCCCCAGCAGATCGAAACGGCTCTGGCCAGCGGCGTCACCACGCTGATGGGCGGCGGCACCGGACCAGCCACCGGCACAAATGCCACCACCTGCACCCCCGGCGCCTTCCACATCGGGCGGATGCTCCAGGCCGCTGAAGGCCTGCCGGTGAACCTGGGCTTTTTCGGCAAGGGCAATGCCAGCACCCCGGAAGCACTGGAAGAACAGGTGCGCGCCGGCGCCTGCGGCCTGAAGCTGCATGAAGACTGGGGCACCACGCCAGCCACGATCGATGCCTGTCTATCGGTGGCCGATCGGATGGATGTGCAGGTGTGCATCCACACCGACACCCTGAATGAGGCCGGCTTCGTGGAAGACACGATCGCCGCCATCAAGGGACGCACGATTCACACCTTCCACACCGAAGGTGCCGGCGGCGGCCATGCCCCGGACATCATCAAGATCTGCGGCGAGGCCAACGTGCTGCCGAGCAGCACCAACCCCACCCGGCCTTACACCCGCAACACGCTCGAGGAGCACCTCGACATGCTGATGGTGTGCCACCACCTCGATCCGAAGATCCCCGAGGACGTGGCCTTCGCCGAATCTCGGATCCGGCGCGAAACGATCGCCGCCGAAGACATCCTTCACGACCTGGGTGCCTTCTCGATCATCGCCAGCGACTCCCAGGCCATGGGCCGCGTGGGCGAAGTGATCACCCGCACCTTTCAGACCGCCCACAAGATGAAGGTGCAGCGTGGTGCCCTGCCGGAAGACTCCACTCGCAACGACAACCATCGCCTCAAGCGCTACATCGCCAAGGTGACGATCAACCCAGCGTTGGCCCACGGCATCAGCACCGAAGTGGGGTCGATCGAAACCGGCAAGCTCGCCGATCTCGTGCTGTGGAAGCCAGGCTTCTTCGGCATTCGCCCGGAACTGGTGGTGAAGGGCGGTTCCATCATCTGGGCCCAGATGGGCGACGCCAACGCCTCAATTCCCACCCCTGGCCCCGTGCACGGCCGGCCGATGTTTGGCGCCTTCGGCAAAGCCCTCGCCCCAAGTTGCCTCACCTTCGTGAGCGAAGCAGCGATGGACGCCGACATCCAACGCCAGCTAGGGCTGGAGCGCACATGCATGGCGGTGAAGGAGACCCGCAGCGTCGGCAAGAGCGCCCTCAAGCTGAATTCAGCACTGCCCAAGGTGAGCGTGGACCCGCAGACCTATGAGGTGTTCGCCGACGGTGAACTGCTCACCTGTGAGCCCGCCGAGGTGCTGCCCCTGGCCCAGCGCTATCTGCTGCTTTGA
- a CDS encoding type 1 glutamine amidotransferase yields the protein MVQHVDHEDAALVGELARQRGLTLQTLRPDRGDPLPDPRTDANSIALVLGGPMSVNDHDQPGMDWLRKELDWLTAWHQQRRPVLGICLGAQLLAVAGGGCVKPLQVGAPPQHLKELGLGAIHWVADPSDETLLQGQQSSSLVLHWHGDRIHLPADATLLGSSLHCAEQVFRIGAHAIGLQCHFEVDGDALQHWIVNDHDYVVSALGPQGPDRLSLDWHRLGATLQEQGRRFFNAALDQLIDISQAH from the coding sequence GTGGTCCAACACGTTGACCACGAAGACGCCGCACTGGTGGGAGAACTGGCGCGGCAACGGGGCCTGACCCTCCAGACCCTGAGGCCCGACCGGGGCGACCCCCTGCCGGACCCCAGGACGGATGCGAACAGCATTGCGCTGGTGCTGGGGGGACCGATGAGCGTGAACGATCACGACCAACCGGGCATGGACTGGTTGCGGAAGGAACTGGACTGGTTGACGGCCTGGCACCAGCAGCGCCGGCCGGTGCTGGGCATCTGCCTGGGGGCTCAGCTCCTGGCTGTTGCTGGAGGGGGCTGCGTGAAACCCCTGCAAGTTGGAGCACCACCACAGCATCTGAAGGAATTGGGCCTCGGCGCGATCCACTGGGTCGCGGATCCGAGCGATGAGACCCTGTTGCAGGGGCAACAAAGCAGCAGCTTGGTGCTGCATTGGCATGGCGATCGCATCCACCTGCCGGCTGATGCAACGCTGCTGGGTTCCTCGCTGCACTGTGCGGAACAGGTGTTTCGGATTGGAGCCCACGCCATTGGCCTGCAATGCCACTTCGAGGTCGACGGTGATGCGCTGCAGCACTGGATCGTCAATGACCACGACTATGTGGTGAGTGCCCTTGGGCCCCAAGGGCCCGATCGCCTGAGCCTGGACTGGCACAGGCTTGGCGCCACGCTCCAGGAACAAGGCCGACGCTTCTTTAATGCTGCACTTGATCAGCTGATTGACATCAGCCAGGCCCACTAA
- a CDS encoding DUF4278 domain-containing protein: MTTLLYRGHQYQQNNATEGKPSVQLVYRRNVYQARQINGHRAPVQLVYRGVGYTR; encoded by the coding sequence ATGACCACCCTTCTTTATCGCGGGCATCAGTACCAGCAAAACAACGCCACTGAGGGCAAGCCTTCAGTGCAGCTGGTCTACCGCCGCAACGTGTACCAAGCCCGCCAGATCAACGGCCATAGGGCTCCGGTGCAACTCGTGTACCGCGGTGTGGGCTACACGCGCTAG
- a CDS encoding DUF1028 domain-containing protein: MTFSILARDPSNGRFGVAVATCHLAVGSTVPHIRAGVGAVATQAHTNPYLGICGLERLEQSSDAESVLASLLADDQHRDRRQFHLIDLDGRTACWTGQDCGPWAGHRHQRDLSVAGNCLVDEAVLAAMEQAFLTSDPSLKLGRRLMMALQAGEAAGGDHRSNLCTSAAVQVSGEAAFPLLDLRVDFHERAVEQLMEVYERSQDLWAQEWRDELSELPMLNRLVA; encoded by the coding sequence GTGACCTTTTCGATCCTGGCCCGGGACCCCAGCAACGGTCGCTTTGGTGTGGCTGTGGCTACCTGTCATCTGGCTGTTGGATCCACCGTGCCCCACATCCGCGCAGGGGTTGGTGCTGTCGCCACCCAGGCCCACACCAATCCCTATCTGGGGATTTGTGGTTTGGAGCGCCTAGAGCAGAGTTCGGATGCTGAGAGCGTTCTGGCCAGCCTGCTTGCCGATGATCAGCACCGTGACCGGCGTCAGTTTCACCTGATTGACCTGGACGGTCGCACCGCCTGTTGGACGGGGCAGGATTGCGGCCCTTGGGCAGGGCATCGCCATCAGCGTGACCTGTCCGTTGCTGGCAATTGCTTGGTGGATGAGGCCGTGTTGGCGGCGATGGAGCAGGCCTTTCTCACCAGCGACCCCAGCTTGAAACTGGGCCGCCGCCTGATGATGGCTCTTCAAGCCGGGGAAGCGGCTGGCGGTGATCACCGTTCCAATCTCTGTACCTCAGCGGCGGTGCAGGTGAGCGGTGAAGCCGCCTTTCCACTGCTAGATCTGCGCGTTGATTTCCACGAGCGCGCCGTGGAGCAGTTGATGGAGGTGTACGAGCGCAGTCAGGACCTTTGGGCCCAGGAGTGGAGGGATGAACTGTCGGAATTGCCCATGCTCAACCGCTTGGTGGCTTGA
- a CDS encoding Zn-dependent hydrolase: protein MKVTALPTLISASPTTPTGIEPSKVVARPNRDRLIGTIEQLASIGAKPDGSVCRRGFSPEDVQGRELLAHWMKQLGMQVRVDAAGNLIGRLEGLDPHRPALVTGSHLDTVPTGGRFDGALGVLAGLEACRALQDQSIRLRHGIELIAFADEESTMVGCKGLTGTASDSPESYATSNGQPIQDNLARIGGHWPSLASARRSDEAYAAFLELHVEQGGVLEQRGDAIGVVEGVVGQRRFSIKVQGQANHAGTTPMGLRQDALVAASRLVLAVEAMAARHPGDPVATVGRLEVWPNAANVVPGAVALTVDLRDVDPTVLDQLVEELMQQVERIGAETGCPIAVDPQFSVDPTPADALVMATITEAAADLGLSHSHLPSRASHDAQEVGRRWPMGMIFVPSRGGLSHSAAEFTSDEQCWAGTAVLLETLLRLDRQLP, encoded by the coding sequence ATGAAGGTCACGGCATTGCCCACGCTCATCTCGGCTTCTCCGACCACCCCTACCGGGATCGAGCCAAGCAAAGTTGTCGCACGTCCGAACCGTGACCGGCTGATCGGAACGATTGAACAGTTGGCCAGCATTGGCGCCAAGCCCGATGGCAGCGTCTGTCGACGTGGGTTTTCGCCTGAGGATGTGCAGGGTCGTGAGTTGCTGGCCCACTGGATGAAGCAGCTCGGCATGCAGGTGCGTGTTGATGCCGCTGGCAACTTGATCGGACGCCTGGAAGGCCTCGATCCCCACCGTCCTGCCTTGGTGACCGGGTCGCACCTCGACACGGTTCCCACCGGTGGACGCTTTGACGGTGCTCTGGGGGTGTTGGCCGGCCTGGAAGCTTGCCGTGCGCTTCAAGACCAGAGCATCCGCCTGCGGCATGGCATCGAGTTGATCGCCTTTGCCGACGAGGAGTCGACGATGGTGGGTTGCAAGGGTTTGACGGGGACGGCATCCGATTCCCCGGAGAGTTATGCCACTAGCAATGGCCAGCCGATTCAGGACAACCTGGCGCGCATCGGCGGGCATTGGCCGTCTTTGGCTTCGGCCCGACGCTCAGATGAGGCCTATGCCGCCTTCCTGGAATTGCATGTTGAGCAGGGCGGTGTTCTCGAGCAACGCGGTGATGCCATTGGTGTTGTGGAGGGTGTTGTCGGTCAGCGTCGGTTCAGCATCAAGGTGCAGGGCCAGGCCAACCACGCCGGCACGACACCGATGGGGCTGCGACAGGACGCCCTCGTGGCGGCCTCGCGTCTTGTTCTTGCCGTCGAGGCCATGGCCGCCCGTCATCCCGGAGATCCGGTGGCGACCGTGGGTCGACTGGAGGTTTGGCCCAATGCCGCCAACGTTGTTCCTGGCGCTGTCGCCCTAACGGTTGACCTGAGGGATGTGGATCCGACCGTTCTTGATCAGTTGGTGGAGGAGTTGATGCAGCAGGTGGAACGCATCGGTGCTGAAACGGGCTGTCCGATTGCGGTGGATCCTCAGTTCAGCGTTGATCCCACCCCTGCTGATGCTTTGGTGATGGCCACGATCACTGAGGCCGCAGCCGATCTCGGCCTGTCCCACAGCCATCTCCCCAGCCGAGCCAGCCACGATGCCCAGGAGGTCGGCCGTCGCTGGCCGATGGGCATGATTTTTGTGCCCAGCCGGGGTGGCTTGAGTCATTCCGCTGCAGAGTTCACCAGCGATGAGCAGTGCTGGGCGGGCACTGCGGTCCTGCTGGAAACGTTGCTGCGGCTCGACCGTCAGCTGCCGTGA
- the asnB gene encoding asparagine synthase (glutamine-hydrolyzing), translated as MCGIGGVFNADRHQTVDRQLLVNMAAIQAHRGPDGFGVEVLDQAGVGFCHARLSIIDLNESRARQPFLTDDGEVLMAHNGEFYDFQRIRADLTAQGVRFSSKSDSEILLRLYQRQGLEATLPLLRGEFAFALFDRAEDCLYLVRDRFGIKPQYWAMTPEGLVFGSELKVLFAHPAVERRFTSEGLFHQLMQTMVPGTTAFAGVHQVKPGHVLKVQRVSGRLEVSESTYWDVDFPRKDERDSNRTEAEHIAAVRAALLEAVELRMVADVPVGCYLSGGIDSCSILGLASAVSQAPVKAFTIGFDDARYDESPIAREMAEATGAEQDLMRLSGQELYGHMERTIWHAERTIYNTLAVAKFLMSRHVNDVDYKVVMTGEGSDELFGGYPAFRRDMFLHGLDDLPQQERASWESLLQQSNALVKGAMLAENQVDDPDLDAVIGFTPSCLQPWLACAPLVPELLSESHAAALKGYSPGKAIAEQLDADQLDGRHALDKAQYVWIKTMLEGQILTWGGDRVDMANSMEARPAFLDHHLAAVAVQVPPELRIKGKTEKYVLREAMAGLLPDVLYRREKFAFMAPPAHTEPEKWEQMKQLADDYLSDEAIDAAGLLSKAGVRALFARHEDPATTDAERVQMDAVINHLLGVQMLHRMFVAEDVPALARREADRLGWRVLMPV; from the coding sequence ATGTGTGGAATCGGAGGTGTTTTCAACGCAGACCGTCATCAGACGGTGGACCGCCAGCTGCTGGTCAACATGGCGGCGATTCAGGCCCATCGCGGGCCCGACGGCTTCGGCGTCGAGGTGCTGGATCAGGCCGGGGTCGGCTTCTGCCATGCCCGCCTTTCGATCATTGATTTGAACGAGTCACGGGCCCGGCAGCCCTTCCTCACCGATGACGGTGAGGTGCTGATGGCGCACAACGGTGAGTTCTACGACTTTCAGCGCATCAGGGCGGACCTCACCGCCCAAGGGGTGCGATTTAGCAGCAAGAGCGATTCCGAGATCCTGCTGCGGCTGTACCAGCGCCAGGGATTGGAGGCGACTCTGCCCTTGTTGCGCGGTGAGTTCGCCTTCGCCTTGTTTGATCGAGCCGAAGACTGCCTTTACCTGGTGCGGGATCGCTTCGGCATCAAACCGCAGTACTGGGCGATGACGCCCGAGGGTCTGGTGTTCGGTTCCGAGTTGAAGGTGCTCTTCGCCCATCCGGCGGTGGAGCGACGCTTTACCTCGGAGGGCCTCTTTCACCAGTTGATGCAGACCATGGTTCCCGGCACCACGGCTTTTGCTGGGGTGCACCAGGTGAAGCCCGGCCATGTGCTGAAGGTGCAACGGGTGAGTGGGCGGCTGGAGGTGTCGGAGTCGACCTACTGGGATGTCGACTTTCCGCGTAAAGACGAGCGGGACTCCAACCGAACTGAGGCCGAGCACATCGCTGCCGTTCGTGCCGCGTTGCTGGAGGCCGTTGAGCTGCGCATGGTGGCCGACGTGCCCGTGGGTTGTTACCTCTCCGGCGGCATCGACAGCTGTTCGATCCTCGGCTTGGCGTCAGCCGTCAGCCAGGCACCGGTGAAGGCGTTCACGATCGGATTTGATGACGCCCGTTACGACGAGTCGCCGATCGCCCGGGAGATGGCCGAGGCCACGGGTGCTGAGCAGGATCTGATGCGTCTTTCGGGCCAGGAGCTCTATGGCCACATGGAGCGCACCATCTGGCACGCCGAGAGAACGATCTACAACACCTTGGCGGTCGCGAAGTTCTTGATGAGCCGCCATGTCAACGACGTGGACTACAAAGTTGTGATGACCGGTGAAGGCTCAGATGAGCTGTTCGGCGGCTATCCCGCCTTTCGCCGGGACATGTTCCTCCACGGTCTTGATGACCTGCCGCAGCAGGAGCGCGCCAGCTGGGAAAGCTTGCTGCAGCAGTCCAATGCCTTGGTGAAGGGGGCGATGTTGGCTGAAAACCAAGTGGATGACCCCGATCTCGACGCTGTGATCGGCTTCACCCCCAGTTGTCTGCAGCCGTGGCTGGCCTGCGCGCCCTTGGTGCCGGAGCTTTTGTCGGAGTCCCACGCTGCAGCCCTGAAGGGTTACTCCCCGGGCAAGGCGATTGCCGAGCAACTGGATGCGGATCAACTGGACGGGCGCCATGCCCTGGACAAGGCCCAGTACGTCTGGATCAAGACCATGCTGGAGGGCCAGATCCTCACCTGGGGTGGCGACCGGGTCGACATGGCCAATTCCATGGAGGCGCGACCGGCCTTCCTGGATCACCATCTGGCCGCGGTTGCGGTGCAGGTGCCGCCCGAACTTCGGATCAAGGGAAAAACCGAGAAATACGTGCTGCGGGAGGCCATGGCGGGCCTGTTGCCGGATGTGTTGTACCGGCGTGAGAAGTTCGCCTTCATGGCGCCGCCAGCCCATACGGAGCCTGAGAAGTGGGAGCAGATGAAGCAGCTCGCCGATGATTACCTCAGTGATGAGGCGATCGACGCCGCTGGTTTGTTGAGCAAGGCCGGCGTTCGCGCCTTGTTTGCGCGTCACGAGGACCCGGCCACCACCGATGCAGAGCGTGTGCAGATGGATGCGGTGATCAACCACCTGCTGGGTGTGCAGATGCTGCACCGCATGTTTGTGGCCGAAGACGTGCCCGCGTTGGCCCGCCGGGAGGCGGACCGACTGGGCTGGCGGGTGCTGATGCCCGTTTGA